Part of the Desulfobacterales bacterium genome is shown below.
GAGTATCACCAATGAGCTTGCCCGCGAACGGAATCGGGCGGCTGCCGACCGCACCCTGATGGCCTGGATCCGGACGGCCATTGCCATGATTGGTTTTGGATTCGGTGTTGGCAAAATTACCGATGTGCTGGAAAAGCAAAACCGGACAATGCCGGATGAATCCATCCACAGTGGCATGATTTTTGGTGAAGCCTTTATTACCCTCGGTGTCCTCAGTCTGCTGGCGGCCATCATCCAATACGGGCGAATTTTAAAGCGAATCGACAACCCGCAATATGTGTATATGCCGACGCGTGCTCTGCCGATGATAACGGCCATCGCGCTGCTGGCAATCGGCATGTTTGCTTTTGTTGCCATTCTGCTATGACGCTGGTAACCGGCAGATGAAATGGGTGTGATCACCTTTTCAGACAAAAACCCATCTTAACGCCATGACGACTGGGAATCTAAGTGCAAGACCCCAAAAACAAACAACCTAAAAAAAGACGCTGGCTGTGGATCA
Proteins encoded:
- a CDS encoding DUF202 domain-containing protein, coding for MSENVKKPSITNELARERNRAAADRTLMAWIRTAIAMIGFGFGVGKITDVLEKQNRTMPDESIHSGMIFGEAFITLGVLSLLAAIIQYGRILKRIDNPQYVYMPTRALPMITAIALLAIGMFAFVAILL